Proteins encoded by one window of Nicotiana tabacum cultivar K326 chromosome 10, ASM71507v2, whole genome shotgun sequence:
- the LOC107788692 gene encoding uncharacterized protein LOC107788692 codes for MAFGGGGYAISRPLAKALAGVLDSCLMRYPNLYGSDARIFSCLAELGVSLTHEPGFHQDDLWGNLFGLLSSHPLSPLISLHHVERMQSIFPNMTKIQALKHLFKAANADPTRISQQTICYDRNNSLSISVAWGYAIQVYEGNIKLPDLITVLRTFEPWDKDKKRPRFMFRTRVESNDPCKKMVAFLKSVDSYGNNVWTNYARYRVGKTCAKDGNKIKNLEEIRVFSRKLDADTRQSQLGLSDWNWLKSASGEFIYKHVYSS; via the exons atgGCATTTGGTGGTGGCGGATATGCGATAAGTCGACCTTTGGCTAAGGCTTTAGCTGGTGTTTTGGATTCTTGTTTGATGCGGTACCCAAATCTCTATGGTAGTGATGCTAGAATTTTCTCTTGCTTGGCGGAGCTTGGCGTAAGTTTAACACATGAACCTGGTTTTCACCAA GATGATTTATGGGGAAATCTATTTGGATTACTTTCATCGCATCCATTATCACCATTAATATCTCTTCATCATGTAGAAAGAATGCAATCAATTTTCCCCAACATGACAAAAATTCAAGCTCTGAAACATTTATTCAAAGCTGCTAATGCTGATCCTACAAGAATATCACAACAAACTATTTGCTACGACCGAAACAATTCACTATCTATTTCAGTGGCTTGGGGTTATGCTATACAAGTTTATGAGGGTAACATTAAGCTTCCTGATCTTATTACAGTGCTAAGGACATTTGAACCATGGGATAAAGACAAGAAACGACCACGTTTTATGTTTAGGACAAGGGTTGAGTCTAATGATCCATGCAAGAAAATGGTCGCCTTCTTAAAAAGTGTGGATTCTTATGGAAATAATGTTTGGACCAATTATGCGAGGTATAGAGTTGGGAAAACTTGTGCAAAAGATGGCAATAAAATCAAGAATTTGGAAGAGATAAGAGTCTTCTCTCGCAAGTTGGATGCAGATACTAGACAG AGTCAATTAGGCTTAAGTGACTGGAATTGGTTAAAATCTGCAAGTGGTGAATTCATTTATAAACACGTTTACAGTAGTTGA